The genomic region CACAGGGCCGCAATGGCAACTGCGCCCCCATCCCGGGGGCGCGCTGCCGGCCGCGGCGAGTCGGGTTCAGGCGTGGACGAGCGCCGGCGCGGTGCGGGCGATCTCTTCCAGCTCGCGCAGGAAGGCGGTGCCACGGACAGTGCGGCGGATCAGCACACGGCGGCGGTCGTTGCGATCTTCCTGGCGCTCCACCAGGTCATACTCGGCCAGCCGGTCGAGCAGCCGGGTCACGCCAGGGCGGGAGATGTTGAGCAGTTCCGCCATGCTGCTGACGGTGTGGACCTGGTTGTCCAGATAGACCGTCATGAAGGCGGTGAGCTGGCGGGCCGTCAGGTCGCGCCCGTCGCGGCGCACCAGCGCAAGCAGGGTGCCGTGCAGCGTGACCAGGCGTTCAGGCACCGGGGCATTGCCGCTTCCCACGTCCTCGGACTCGGGCAGCGCGACCAGGCCGTTGGTCTCGAGGGCGGGGGCCTGCAGATTGCTGGTGAACCCGAACGGCGTCTTTCCGGTCGTCATCTGGTCGTGGTTCATGGCTGCCTCGTTCTCGTTGTTTTTTCCTCCGCGTCGCGCCTGCCGGCGCCGGACCCGGCATGTATCGGCCGTTGCGGGGGAATGTGTGTGCCTGCGCACAGTCGTAATCCAGAGCCCGCCTGCCACCTAATCGGGAAATGTCGATAAGTGTTCTGCTTTTCCCAACAATTGGCCGACCGAATGCAACGCCCCCGGCAGGGCTGCCAATGCAGGTGATCGCGCGCGCGCGACTGCCGGAGGAAACGGTGACACAGGCTCGTTTCCTGCTCGGCCGGCTGGTGGTGCGCCGCCTGCCCGAAGGACTCGCCGCCGGCCGGATCGTCGAGACCGAGGCCTATCCGCCGGGCGATGCCGCCCTGCACGCCTGGCGCGGCATGACCCGGCGCAACCGGTCGTTGTTCCTGCCGCACGGCCACGCCTACGTTTATGTCTGCTACGGCACCGCGATGATGCTGAACGTCTCCAGCGAACCGGGCGGCGTCGGCGCGGGCGTGCTGATCCGTGCCCTCGCGCCGGTCGAGGGGGTGGCGCTGATGGCGGCCCGCCGACCCGGCGCGAAGCCGCGCGACCTCGCCCGCGGACCGGGACGGCTGGCGGCGGCGCTCGGGATCGATCTTGCGCTCGATGGCATCGACCTGTGCCGGGATGGGGCGCTGTTCCTGGCCGAAGACGGAGCCCCCACCGGCGAGATCGGGATTTCAACCCGCATCGGCATCACCCGCGACGCCCACCGTCCGTTGCGCTTCCTGGTGCGCGGCAGCCCCTTCCTCAGCGGGCCGCGTCACCTGAACCTGTAGCCGGGGGGAACGTCACGTTCCCGTTTGACGGGGGCGTGCCCAGGCTGTAATTGAGACTTATTCTCATTAGCAATACGAAGCAGGAGGCGGCCCTGTACGCGTATCTCGACCAGAAGGTGAACGATCTGGCCTTGCGTGACCGCTTCCTGCTCAATGTCACCCGTGTCTGGGTGCTCGCCCGCACCCTTGGCGGTGATCCGCGCCAGCCGCTCACGCCGCGCTTCGCCCGGTTTGGCGTGGGCGAAGCGCTGGAGGATTTCGATGCCGCGATGACCCTGCTCGACCGGAGCTCACGCGAAACCCTCCGCTTCGAACGCCCCTGCGCCCTGCGCGTGGAGGAAGCCGAAGCGGTGCTGCTCGCCACCTGGGAGGCGCTGGGCCGCGGCGAGGCCGCCCAGGCCCGGCGCGTGCTGGAACACCTCGCAGGCACCGAGGCAGGCCATATCCTGCGGCACATGCTGGCGGTGACGGAATGGCTGCGGATGCTCTCGCCGACACGGATCTCGCGGCCGGCGGGCGAGACCTCCTAGCCAGGCAGCACGACTGGGCAGCACAGCAAATGCAGTGTAGGGCGGATAAGCGCAGCGCAATCCGCCACCGCAACGCTCTGCGAGGTGGCCATCTTGCGTTGGCGGATTGCGCTGCGCTTATCCGCCCTACATGACGACATGACCTG from Rhodovastum atsumiense harbors:
- a CDS encoding MarR family transcriptional regulator encodes the protein MNHDQMTTGKTPFGFTSNLQAPALETNGLVALPESEDVGSGNAPVPERLVTLHGTLLALVRRDGRDLTARQLTAFMTVYLDNQVHTVSSMAELLNISRPGVTRLLDRLAEYDLVERQEDRNDRRRVLIRRTVRGTAFLRELEEIARTAPALVHA
- a CDS encoding DNA-3-methyladenine glycosylase is translated as MQVIARARLPEETVTQARFLLGRLVVRRLPEGLAAGRIVETEAYPPGDAALHAWRGMTRRNRSLFLPHGHAYVYVCYGTAMMLNVSSEPGGVGAGVLIRALAPVEGVALMAARRPGAKPRDLARGPGRLAAALGIDLALDGIDLCRDGALFLAEDGAPTGEIGISTRIGITRDAHRPLRFLVRGSPFLSGPRHLNL